A portion of the Gorilla gorilla gorilla isolate KB3781 chromosome X, NHGRI_mGorGor1-v2.1_pri, whole genome shotgun sequence genome contains these proteins:
- the TCEAL4 gene encoding transcription elongation factor A protein-like 4 isoform X2 has protein sequence MEKLYNENEGMASNQGKMENEEQPQDERKPEVACTLEDKKLENKGKTENKGKTGDEEMLKDKGKPESEGEAKEGKSEREGESEMQGGSEREGKPEIEGKPESEGEPGSETRAAGKRPAEDDVPRKAKRKTNKGLAHYLKEYKEAIHDMNFSNEDMIREFDNMAKVQDEKRKSKQKLGAFLWMQRNLQDPFYPRGPREFRGGCRAPRRDIEDIPYV, from the coding sequence ATGGAAAAACTCTACAATGAAAATGAAGGAATGGCTTCAAACCAAGGAAAGATGGAAAATGAAGAACAGCCACAGGACGAGAGAAAGCCAGAAGTAGCTTGTACTCTGGAAGACAAGAAGTTAGAAAACAagggaaagacagaaaacaagggCAAAACAGGAGATGAGGAAATGTTAAAGGATAAAGGAAAGCCAGAGAGTGAGGGAGAGGCAAAAGAAGGAAagtcagagagggagggagagtcaGAGATGCAGGGAGGATCTGAGAGAGAGGGAAAACCAGAGATAGAGGGAAAGCCAGAGAGTGAAGGAGAGCCAGGGAGTGAAACAAGGGCTGCAGGAAAGCGCCCAGCTGAGGATGATGtacccaggaaagccaaaagaaaaactaataaggGGCTGGCTCATTACCTCAAGGAGTATAAAGAGGCCATACACGATATGAATTTCAGTAATGAGGACATGATAAGAGAATTTGACAATATGGCTAAGGTGCAGgatgagaagagaaaaagcaaacagaaattgGGGGCGTTTTTGTGGATGCAAAGAAATTTACAGGACCCCTTCTACCCTAGAGGTCCAAGGGAATTCAGGGGTGGCTGCAGGGCCCCACGAAGGGACATTGAAGACATTCCTTATGTGTAG
- the LOC101130542 gene encoding LOW QUALITY PROTEIN: transcription elongation factor A protein-like 3 (The sequence of the model RefSeq protein was modified relative to this genomic sequence to represent the inferred CDS: deleted 1 base in 1 codon) — protein sequence MEKPYNKNEGNLENEGKPEDEVEPDDEGKSDEEEKPDVEGKTECEGKREDEGEPGDEGQLEDEGSQENQGRSEGEGKPQGEGKPASQAKPESQPRAAEKRPAEDYVPRKAKRKTDRGTDDSPKDSQEDLQERHLSSEEMMRECGDVSRAQEELRKKQKMGGFHWMQRDVQDPFAQGDNGVSGE from the exons ATGGAAAAACCCtacaataaaaatgaaggaaaccTGGAAAACGAGGGAAAGCCAGAAGATGAAGTAGAGCCTGATGATGAAGGAAAGTCAGACGAGGAAGAAAAGCCAGACGTGGAGGGGAAGACAGAATgcgagggaaagagagaggatgaGGGAGAGCCAGGTGATGAGGGACAACTGGAAGATGAGGGAAGCCAGGAAAATCAGGGCAGGTCCGAAGGTGAGGGCAAGCCACAAGGCGAGGGCAAGCCAGCCTCCCAGGCAAAGCCAGAGAGCCAGCCGCGGGCCGCCGAAAAGCGCCCGGCTGAAGATTATGTGCCccggaaagcaaaaagaaaaacggACAGGGGGACGGACGATTCCCCCAAGGACTCTCAGGAGGACTTACAGGAAAGGCATCTGAGCAGTGAGGAGATGATGAGAGAATGTGGAGATGTGTCAAGGGCTCAAGAGGAgctaaggaaaaaacagaaaatgggtGGTTTTCATTGGATGCAAAGAGATGTACAGGATCCATTCGCC CAAGGGGACAACGGGGTGTCAGGGGAGTGA
- the TCEAL4 gene encoding transcription elongation factor A protein-like 4 isoform X1 — MRRAWTQEREPRPCEPAERADPAPVSCLSAGLRVCCSQRSAKPEKEEQPVQNPRRKRRGNLDMEKLYNENEGMASNQGKMENEEQPQDERKPEVACTLEDKKLENKGKTENKGKTGDEEMLKDKGKPESEGEAKEGKSEREGESEMQGGSEREGKPEIEGKPESEGEPGSETRAAGKRPAEDDVPRKAKRKTNKGLAHYLKEYKEAIHDMNFSNEDMIREFDNMAKVQDEKRKSKQKLGAFLWMQRNLQDPFYPRGPREFRGGCRAPRRDIEDIPYV, encoded by the exons ATGAGAAGGGCCTGGACTCAGGAAAGGGAACCGCGTCCCTGTGAGCCCGCTGAGCGCGCAGACCCTGCCCCTGTCTCCTGTCTGTCTGCAGGTCTGCGCGTCTGTTGTTCCCAGCGCTCTGCGAAGCCTGAAAAGGAGGAGCAACCTGTCCAGAATCCCCGCAG GAAAAGGAGGGGAAATCTCGACATGGAAAAACTCTACAATGAAAATGAAGGAATGGCTTCAAACCAAGGAAAGATGGAAAATGAAGAACAGCCACAGGACGAGAGAAAGCCAGAAGTAGCTTGTACTCTGGAAGACAAGAAGTTAGAAAACAagggaaagacagaaaacaagggCAAAACAGGAGATGAGGAAATGTTAAAGGATAAAGGAAAGCCAGAGAGTGAGGGAGAGGCAAAAGAAGGAAagtcagagagggagggagagtcaGAGATGCAGGGAGGATCTGAGAGAGAGGGAAAACCAGAGATAGAGGGAAAGCCAGAGAGTGAAGGAGAGCCAGGGAGTGAAACAAGGGCTGCAGGAAAGCGCCCAGCTGAGGATGATGtacccaggaaagccaaaagaaaaactaataaggGGCTGGCTCATTACCTCAAGGAGTATAAAGAGGCCATACACGATATGAATTTCAGTAATGAGGACATGATAAGAGAATTTGACAATATGGCTAAGGTGCAGgatgagaagagaaaaagcaaacagaaattgGGGGCGTTTTTGTGGATGCAAAGAAATTTACAGGACCCCTTCTACCCTAGAGGTCCAAGGGAATTCAGGGGTGGCTGCAGGGCCCCACGAAGGGACATTGAAGACATTCCTTATGTGTAG
- the TCEAL1 gene encoding transcription elongation factor A protein-like 1, with protein sequence MDKPRKENEEEPQSAPKTDEERPPVEHSPEKQSPEEQSSEEQSSEEEFFPEELLPELLPEMLLSEERPPQEGLSRKDLFEGRPPMEQPPCGVGKHKLEEGSFKERLARSRPQFKGDIHGRNLSNEEMIQAADELEEMKRVRNKLMIMHWKAKRSRPYPI encoded by the coding sequence ATGGACAAACCAcgcaaagaaaatgaagaagagcCGCAGAGCGCGCCCAAGACCGATGAGGAGAGGCCTCCGGTGGAGCACTCTCCCGAAAAGCAGTCCCCCGAGGAGCAGTCTTCGGAGGAGCAGTCCTCGGAGGAGGAGTTCTTTCCTGAGGAGCTCTTGCCTGAGCTCCTGCCTGAGATGCTCCTCTCGGAGGAGCGCCCTCCGCAGGAGGGTCTTTCCAGGAAGGACCTGTTTGAGGGGCGCCCTCCCATGGAGCAGCCTCCTTGTGGAGTAGGAAAACATAAGCTTGAAGAAGGAAGCTTTAAAGAAAGGTTGGCTCGTTCTCGCCCGCAATTTAAAGGGGACATACATGGCAGAAATTTAAGCAATGAAGAGATGATACAGGCAGCAGATGAGCTAGAAGAGATGAAAAGAGTAAGAAACAAACTGATGATAATGCACTGGAAGGCAAAACGGAGCCGTCCTTATCCTATTTAA